GCAGCTTCTTCAGGACAGCCGGGGTGAAAGGTGCAGGAGCCTGGGGACAGGGGAGGGCTTAGGGAGTAGGTACAGCAGACATCACCTGGTACAGCGAGGCCTCCTGTACAACAGAGGCCCCCCGGTGCGGCGGGGACCTCCTGGGGCCAAGTCTGGCGAGGTGCCGCTGTCCGCGGTGCTGAAGCAGCGGCCGCCCTGGGGCCGGTCCCGAGGAGCTCCGGGTTTGGGACGGGAGACACTATGGTGCCAGGCTTAGGCAGGGCCATAGGCGCTCGGTACATCCATCAGCCCTGCACTTGTGTCCAGGTGATGGTGAGGGAAGGCGGTGTGTGGGCCAGTCCCGGGGGAGACAGTGTCTGCGGTCCCTCCCGGTCCTGCCCCCACCAGCGGGTGCCACTCAGACATCCCGCCACACCGACCAGAGGGTGCCCAGTGTGATGCTGTAGGCCAGGACGGCCACCAGGTACGCCCGGAAGAGCAAGACGTCCAGCACGTAGCCCACTTGGAGCCACTCGCGGGCGACGTCGCGGAACTCCTCACGCTTCTCCAGGAAGCGGCGGATGGCGGTGACCTCGCGCAGGACACCCAGGGTCAGCAGGGAGCCCTCCGCCAGCATGGGCCTCGCCTCCCCAGATGCCTCACGCTCCCGAGGGTCCTCGCAGCTGTAGGGGTTCAGCTTGGCTGCGGGGTTGAGAGAGGCAAGGGAAAGAATCCATTTAGACCGAGGCAGGGTTTCTGCATGTGACCTAAGCAtgcaagcagggctgcagagataGAAGCTTCTCAGGACCTAACCCCCTTTGCTTCTCTTGGGCcctttccctgcagccctcaCCTGTGCTGTCATTGCTCTCCACCTGCCCAGAGATGTCCATGCTCTGAGTCCTGCTCTGGATAAATTTGGTCCTATCCCGGATGCAGAGCAGAACAGTGGCTCGTTCCAGCAGCAGGTGCTTCACCCACGCAGGGACATGGGGCTGCAAGTCCTGCTTGTGCACCAGGCGCACTATCAGGATGGTCTCCGTCAGGCTGATGACCAGCAGTGCCATGCACACCACAAAGTAGATGCCTGTGGAGATGCCAACTAGGTGAGTGGCCTGCAAAGGCTCACACACAGGGTATGGTCCTGTGTGGATTCCCCCTGCCCACATCTCTAGAGGACCTGGGGGCTCTGAAGAGAGCAgaagcccctgctgctgcaggcccaggattgccatggcagctggctgggcaagcagcaacactGTACCTATCAGCGGGGTGCCAACAGCAGTAGCTGGCAGTGTGTCGGATACGATGATGAGGAAAACTGAGTAGCCCAGCAGGAGAGTGATCTTGAAAGAGACCCTCTCGCCACTGTTGGGAGGCAGATAGAAGCCCACAATGTCCATAACCATCAGGAagatgctggggagcagcaagcTGACAGTGTAGAAAAGGGGGCGCCTCCGGATGACTACCTGCGGGacagagaggcagggaaggctTGGAGAAGGTCCAAAATGAGGGCTTGAACTGGTGCCTCCACCAAGAAAGCTCAGGATGGTGGCATGCACTAAGGTGAGCTAAAGGAAGGGCTCAGCACCGGGAGACTCCTGCCCACAGGCAGGATCACTGTGGCCTGGGGGACAGTGGGAAGACCCTTCCTAGTGGCCCATCCCGGAGAAGCTGAAGACCCTCACATAGAATTTCATTTCAGCGTAGCTGTCACTGCTCTTGACACTGAACtcctggaagtggctgagcacGTAGAGCAGCTCCCACTCGCCCTGGTTCATGAAGACGCTCCGGTCGAACTTGACCAGCTCCGGCTGCCGCCACAGCGAGAGGTTGATGTCGCGGACTGTGGAGCGGAGGAGAGATGAGGACCGGGGTGGCCGTACCTCTCCTCCAGCGGGGTGCCTGCCCTGCCGCCTGCATCCCCGATCCACTGGGGCCATCTAGAGGGACAAGCCGCCTTCTGCACGGAGCTGCAGCCCAGCggaaggggtcctgcccgcttCCCGAGCCCTGCGGCAGCAAGGGACCCAGCACTCACTGTGGTGCAGCCAGCTGGTGAAGGTGAGTGAGCAGTTTTGGACGTCGAAGGGGAAGTTGTAGATGTCCAAGCTGCAAGCAGTCATCACTTGGATAGGTTTGAGGTTCTGCACTTCCCCGTGGTGGTCAACATAGACATAAGGGACGGGGGGAGACTTTCCGACGTCCACACTGTGGGACACGAAGGACAGAACCATGGGCCGAGGAGCACTCTTGGTGAGAACTCAtcatggtttgggatggaaacTGCCCATGAGCCGGGAGTTCGCCCCCAGGCTGTTCTACTGGCAGTACCCACGCGGACGTGCCTGCCTAACATTGCCTCTGCACTGCCCCGGCTGCTGTCCTCTCCCATCCCGCGGAACGCCTGTGTCCCTGCCTCGGCactctctggagatgctggaagcaCCTCGAGTccccagggagagggaagaacGCCGGCTGGCTCCGCGGGCAGGGCGGGCAGCGCCGCAGCTGCCCTAGCATTGTGCTGCCTTCacaaagcctctctgcagctctctggatCCCACCCCTGGCACGGCGCGGGTAATTGCTGGCGGTCGTGGTTAGCCAGCGCTGGAAGCGGCCCAAGAGCCGAGCCGTTCCCATCTGCAGCTCGCCCAGCGCGCAGCGGCTGCCAGCGCTGTGCCAGGAATACCAAGCACGGGGCGCACGTGCCCGCCGCGCGGGGGGTCCAGCCCTGCGCCATCCCCCCCACGGCCACGCCGCCCTCCGGCCGCGCTCACAACTCGTTGATGAGGATGTCTGGCACCCAGATGCTCTCCACCGGGAGGGAGATCTGCGTCACGTTGTCAAAGCGCGCCGGGTCCCACCGGAGGAACTCGTCTGTCCAGTGCTGAGGACGGGGGAGAAAGGGCTTGCAGGGCGAGGTCCCTTCCGGCCCACCAGCACCCAAACCCCAGGGAAGCGCCCTGCCGGGGGAACCACTCTTCAGCACCATCCATGGCAAGGGGGGAAAGCTTCATCTTGCAACCATTGCACCACCCCACAGTGTGGAGCTTAGAGCATGAAAGTCACACCTCGAGgttccagccctgcagagatcTTGCCACCCCCGGGGATGGTTCCCACCCTGCTGCACATCTCTCCTGCAGGAAAACCTGCATTTTCAGTGGTGTGGGGACCCAGCAAGGGAAGAGTGAGGCTCCAGGGTTTCTTCTGCTCACCTGCCTGTACCAGATATAGGTGGTCAGCACCTGGTTCTTCTCGTCCtgcaggaagaagcagaaaCGTGTCAGCACAGGGGATACTTACACCCTGGAAGATGGGCACAGCGTCCCCAGAGGATGCTGCCTACTCGGTACTGCTCCGCCTGCCGTGGACACAAAGAAACTGCCGGTTCTGAAGGCAGAGGACTCACCACGCTGAGGATGGCATAGACCATGAGGTCAATGGCCACGTTGGTGGTCTTTCGCCAGTCCCGCACAGGCCGGGTGCCCTTCTGGTAGTGGGCCAGCAGGTAGTGGGTCAGCCGGCGCAGGGCGGGCTCAGCAGGCTCCGGTGTCTGGTCTCCCCTGCGGGTACCTGCTattggagggagagagggatggaTGCTCACATCAGGGCAGCACCTCAATCACCCA
This sequence is a window from Pogoniulus pusillus isolate bPogPus1 chromosome 38, bPogPus1.pri, whole genome shotgun sequence. Protein-coding genes within it:
- the HTR3A gene encoding 5-hydroxytryptamine receptor 3A — protein: MTCIALGVLLALLPLASTLQSQAGTRRGDQTPEPAEPALRRLTHYLLAHYQKGTRPVRDWRKTTNVAIDLMVYAILSVDEKNQVLTTYIWYRQHWTDEFLRWDPARFDNVTQISLPVESIWVPDILINEFVDVGKSPPVPYVYVDHHGEVQNLKPIQVMTACSLDIYNFPFDVQNCSLTFTSWLHHIRDINLSLWRQPELVKFDRSVFMNQGEWELLYVLSHFQEFSVKSSDSYAEMKFYVVIRRRPLFYTVSLLLPSIFLMVMDIVGFYLPPNSGERVSFKITLLLGYSVFLIIVSDTLPATAVGTPLIGIYFVVCMALLVISLTETILIVRLVHKQDLQPHVPAWVKHLLLERATVLLCIRDRTKFIQSRTQSMDISGQVESNDSTAKLNPYSCEDPREREASGEARPMLAEGSLLTLGVLREVTAIRRFLEKREEFRDVAREWLQVGYVLDVLLFRAYLVAVLAYSITLGTLWSVWRDV